A single region of the Planctomycetota bacterium genome encodes:
- a CDS encoding fumarate hydratase has translation MREIKTESIVAALKKMCLEANCIISDEVLGLLRKSMQLEESPTGKEIIQQILENDKIAKDKMVPICQDTGTAVVFVEIGQDAHVTGGYLYDAINEGVRQGYKEGYLRKSIVSDPLNRKNTNDNTPAVIHPDIVPGDKLKIWLLPKGGGSENMSALKMLPPSAGLDGVKKFILEAVKNAGANPCPPIIVGVGIGGNFDGVAVLAKRAHLRPAGTPNPNPFYAKLEQNLLSEINDLGIGPQGLGGRCTALAVHIEYGPAHITALPVAVNINCHAARLREVIL, from the coding sequence ATGAGAGAAATCAAGACCGAAAGCATCGTGGCGGCCCTTAAGAAAATGTGCCTGGAAGCCAACTGCATCATATCGGACGAGGTGCTCGGGCTGCTCAGGAAATCCATGCAACTGGAGGAATCCCCGACCGGAAAGGAGATTATCCAGCAGATACTGGAAAATGACAAGATTGCCAAAGACAAGATGGTGCCTATCTGCCAGGATACCGGCACAGCCGTGGTCTTTGTGGAAATCGGACAGGATGCCCATGTTACCGGCGGGTATCTTTATGACGCCATCAACGAAGGTGTGCGCCAGGGATACAAGGAGGGTTATTTGCGCAAGTCCATCGTATCCGATCCGCTGAACCGCAAGAATACCAACGACAATACACCGGCTGTAATTCATCCGGATATCGTGCCCGGAGACAAACTCAAGATATGGCTTCTGCCCAAAGGCGGCGGCAGTGAGAATATGAGCGCGCTTAAGATGTTGCCGCCTTCAGCGGGTTTAGACGGCGTGAAGAAATTCATCCTGGAAGCCGTGAAGAATGCCGGGGCCAATCCCTGTCCGCCCATTATTGTCGGGGTGGGCATCGGCGGCAACTTTGACGGCGTGGCAGTCCTGGCCAAGCGGGCGCACTTAAGGCCGGCCGGTACGCCCAACCCTAATCCGTTTTATGCAAAGTTAGAGCAGAACCTGCTCAGTGAAATAAATGATTTGGGTATCGGTCCGCAGGGCTTAGGCGGCCGATGCACAGCCCTGGCCGTGCACATTGAATACGGGCCGGCGCATATCACGGCCCTGC